A region from the Paenibacillus humicola genome encodes:
- the hemG gene encoding protoporphyrinogen oxidase, whose product MLRRSGKPDRLVVIGGGISGLSSAFYLLREAEARGRKAIVTIVDASPRLGGKIDTLRRDGFIIERGPDSFLTRKTPTIELARELGIEHELVAQNPSGKKSFILHRGKLYPMPPGLVLGIPTEIMPFARTGLLSWGAKLRALLDFVLPARKETGDESLGDFLSRRLGPEVMERVAEPLLAGIYAGDLSKLSLQATFPQFAQAERKYGSLIRGMRASRRSAPPVPEVLKGLPDSLRASMFLSFRGGLSTLVEALRGSLDRSGTDWKLGVKAVAIERVSAGDGRRSGGGLQIRPDGISAEPGAASEAAVIEADAGTAAEAEAGAPYLVKLSNGETIAADGIVVTAPAYAAAELLAPHADAAALRAVRYVSVANVVLAFHQSTLAARFGGSGFVIPRSEGTTITACTWTSVKWLHTSPDDKVLIRCYVGRAGDEAAVDLPDDQLIAAVRGDIRSTMGITAEPLFVEVTRLPRSMPQYPVGHVQQTSALRRELAAKLPGVWATGAAFDGVGLPDCIRQGRQAAAKIYETLGQETSS is encoded by the coding sequence ATGCTGCGGAGAAGCGGAAAACCTGATCGTTTGGTCGTCATTGGCGGCGGGATCAGCGGACTGAGCTCCGCTTTTTATTTGCTGCGCGAAGCGGAAGCGCGCGGCCGAAAGGCGATTGTGACCATCGTCGACGCATCCCCCAGGCTCGGCGGCAAAATCGACACCCTGCGCCGGGACGGCTTCATCATCGAGCGGGGACCGGATTCGTTTCTGACGCGCAAAACGCCGACGATCGAGCTCGCCCGGGAGCTGGGCATCGAGCACGAGCTGGTCGCCCAAAACCCTTCGGGCAAAAAGTCGTTCATTTTGCACCGGGGCAAGCTTTATCCGATGCCGCCCGGGCTTGTGCTCGGCATTCCGACGGAAATCATGCCGTTCGCCCGTACCGGTCTGCTTTCCTGGGGGGCCAAGCTGCGCGCGCTGCTCGATTTCGTCCTGCCGGCCCGCAAGGAGACGGGCGACGAATCGCTCGGCGATTTTCTGTCGCGCCGTCTCGGGCCGGAGGTGATGGAGCGGGTGGCGGAGCCGCTGCTCGCCGGGATTTACGCCGGCGATTTGAGCAAGCTGAGCCTGCAGGCGACCTTCCCGCAGTTCGCCCAGGCCGAGCGTAAATACGGCAGCCTGATCCGCGGCATGCGCGCGAGCAGGCGCAGCGCGCCTCCGGTGCCGGAGGTGCTGAAGGGGCTGCCCGACAGCCTGCGCGCCAGCATGTTTCTATCATTCAGGGGTGGCCTGTCCACCTTGGTGGAAGCGCTCCGCGGATCGCTGGACCGCTCCGGCACGGACTGGAAGCTGGGCGTAAAAGCGGTTGCGATCGAGCGCGTATCCGCCGGGGACGGCAGACGGAGCGGCGGAGGGCTGCAAATTCGTCCGGACGGCATATCGGCGGAGCCGGGTGCGGCAAGCGAAGCGGCGGTGATTGAAGCAGACGCGGGAACGGCAGCGGAGGCAGAAGCGGGGGCTCCATATCTGGTAAAGCTCTCTAACGGCGAGACGATCGCCGCCGACGGTATCGTCGTTACCGCGCCCGCTTATGCGGCCGCCGAGCTGCTCGCCCCGCATGCGGATGCTGCGGCGCTGCGGGCGGTTCGTTATGTCTCGGTCGCGAACGTGGTGCTTGCGTTCCACCAATCAACGCTGGCCGCACGGTTCGGCGGCTCGGGCTTCGTGATCCCTCGTTCGGAAGGCACGACGATTACGGCGTGCACGTGGACGTCGGTCAAATGGCTGCATACGAGCCCGGACGACAAGGTGCTGATTCGCTGCTATGTCGGACGGGCGGGCGACGAAGCGGCCGTCGACCTTCCGGACGATCAGCTGATCGCCGCCGTGCGCGGCGATATCCGCAGCACGATGGGCATTACCGCAGAGCCGCTGTTTGTCGAGGTTACGCGCCTGCCCCGGTCCATGCCGCAGTATCCTGTCGGACATGTGCAGCAGACAAGCGCTCTGCGCAGGGAACTCGCCGCCAAGCTCCCGGGTGTCTGGGCGACGGGGGCCGCGTTCGACGGCGTCGGTTTGCCGGACTGCATCCGCCAGGGCCGGCAGGCTGCGGCGAAGATTTACGAAACGCTCGGTCAAGAGACCTCGTCTTGA
- a CDS encoding phosphatidylglycerophosphatase A → MSKSKLYSLNSRKVADATKEWLAKRGVTITQIAELVMFLQKDYYPGLTIEECELYVEAVLSKREVQNAVLTGIQLDLLAEEGKLLPPLQEMIENDEGLYGCDEVLALSIVNVYGSIGFTNFGYVDKLKPGVLKRLNDKEDDECHTFLDDIVGAIAASASSRIAHRKQAEREGTIEPPID, encoded by the coding sequence ATGTCTAAATCGAAATTGTACAGCCTGAACAGCCGGAAGGTCGCCGATGCGACGAAGGAATGGCTTGCCAAACGGGGAGTCACGATTACCCAGATCGCCGAGCTGGTTATGTTTCTGCAAAAGGATTATTACCCCGGGTTGACGATCGAGGAATGCGAGCTTTATGTGGAGGCGGTGCTGTCGAAGCGCGAGGTGCAGAACGCGGTGCTGACGGGGATCCAGCTCGACCTGCTGGCCGAGGAAGGCAAGCTGCTGCCGCCGCTGCAGGAAATGATCGAGAACGACGAAGGGCTTTACGGCTGCGACGAAGTGCTCGCGCTGTCGATCGTGAATGTATACGGCAGCATCGGCTTCACGAATTTCGGGTACGTCGACAAGCTGAAGCCGGGCGTCCTGAAACGGCTGAACGATAAAGAGGATGACGAATGTCATACGTTCCTGGACGATATCGTCGGTGCGATCGCCGCCTCGGCGAGCAGCCGGATCGCCCATCGCAAGCAGGCGGAGCGGGAAGGCACCATCGAGCCGCCGATCGATTGA
- a CDS encoding GerMN domain-containing protein, producing MTHYRLLRRAALAGALALPILTTGCGLFSQQTSQSIDPPQNSAAAGNAAVGSSAAVDGTAASGTAAVDGTAASGTAADDGTAASGTAADDGTAASGTAADDGTAASGTAADDGTAASGTAADNGTAASSTAADNGKAANGTAAAGNSASSGSAASQVGGQAAEDTDSSQMTVYLKNDDGLLAPVTISAALGAQEKAGQKALEMMVDGGPYAKELPDGFQAVLPKGTQVKSFDIVKDQKMAVVDFSKSFTDYNAADERQLVEAVTWTLTGMDGVDKVQLQVEGQTLTEMPVAGMPIDEPITRAVGINLEEADGVDITRSTPVTLYFSAVTPNDETYYVPVTRLVDRSDNRAKAAVQQLIDGPLDTHRLTPVITPDVTVKDVTKKSDVVTVNLQDNGYQDGMQEPAEMMEAIVLSLTENTGADKVQIVLNGKTDVTDTNNQSYSQPVSRPEHMNPFKS from the coding sequence ATGACTCATTATCGCCTGCTTCGCCGGGCCGCGCTCGCCGGAGCGCTGGCGCTGCCCATTTTGACGACCGGATGCGGATTGTTTTCCCAGCAGACAAGCCAGTCAATCGACCCGCCGCAAAACAGCGCCGCAGCGGGCAATGCCGCGGTCGGCAGCAGCGCAGCCGTTGACGGCACGGCGGCAAGCGGCACCGCAGCCGTTGACGGCACGGCGGCAAGCGGCACCGCAGCCGACGACGGCACGGCGGCAAGCGGTACCGCAGCCGATGACGGCACGGCGGCAAGCGGCACCGCAGCCGACGACGGCACGGCGGCAAGCGGCACCGCAGCCGACGACGGCACGGCGGCAAGCGGCACCGCAGCCGATAACGGTACGGCGGCAAGCAGCACCGCAGCCGATAACGGCAAAGCGGCAAACGGAACAGCCGCAGCAGGCAACTCCGCCTCGTCCGGCAGCGCAGCTTCCCAGGTCGGCGGACAAGCCGCTGAAGATACCGACTCGTCGCAAATGACCGTGTATTTGAAAAACGACGACGGCCTGCTCGCTCCGGTCACGATCAGCGCCGCGCTCGGAGCGCAGGAAAAGGCGGGCCAGAAGGCGCTCGAAATGATGGTGGACGGCGGTCCGTACGCGAAAGAGCTGCCCGATGGCTTCCAGGCCGTGCTGCCGAAGGGAACGCAGGTGAAAAGCTTCGATATCGTCAAAGACCAGAAAATGGCCGTCGTCGATTTCTCGAAATCGTTTACCGATTATAACGCGGCGGATGAGCGGCAGCTGGTCGAAGCGGTAACCTGGACGCTGACCGGCATGGATGGCGTCGACAAGGTGCAGCTTCAGGTCGAAGGTCAGACGCTGACCGAAATGCCGGTGGCCGGGATGCCGATCGACGAGCCGATTACCCGGGCGGTGGGCATCAATCTGGAGGAAGCGGACGGCGTCGATATTACGCGCTCGACTCCGGTGACGCTCTACTTCTCGGCCGTCACGCCAAACGATGAAACGTATTACGTCCCGGTTACCCGTCTCGTCGACCGCTCGGACAACCGCGCCAAGGCGGCCGTGCAGCAGCTGATCGACGGGCCGCTCGACACCCATCGTCTTACGCCTGTCATCACGCCGGACGTGACCGTCAAGGACGTTACCAAAAAAAGCGATGTCGTTACCGTCAACCTGCAGGACAACGGTTATCAGGACGGCATGCAGGAGCCCGCGGAAATGATGGAGGCGATCGTGCTGTCGCTGACCGAAAACACGGGCGCCGACAAGGTGCAAATCGTGCTCAACGGCAAAACGGACGTAACCGACACGAACAACCAGTCCTACAGCCAGCCGGTCAGCCGTCCGGAGCATATGAATCCCTTCAAGTCGTAA
- the rph gene encoding ribonuclease PH, with amino-acid sequence MRTDGRQWDELRPVAITLNPNKYAEGSVLIEFGDTKVICTATVEERVPPFMKGQGKGWITAEYAMLPRATQTRNQRESAKGKLTGRTMEIQRLIGRALRSVVNLQALGERTVTLDCDVLQADGGTRTTSITGAFVALALAVHKLSRTNEFGKYPITDFLASVSVGVIQQQTLLDLNYDEDSKAKVDMNVVMTGAGSFVEVQGTGEESPFSRRELDELLGLAEQGIRSLVAKQREVLGGIAERIGTARV; translated from the coding sequence ATGAGAACAGACGGACGACAGTGGGACGAGCTACGGCCGGTCGCCATTACATTAAACCCGAACAAGTACGCCGAGGGCTCGGTGTTGATCGAGTTCGGCGACACGAAAGTAATCTGCACCGCCACGGTGGAAGAGCGTGTGCCGCCGTTTATGAAGGGGCAGGGAAAAGGGTGGATTACGGCGGAATACGCCATGCTTCCGCGCGCTACCCAAACGCGAAATCAGCGTGAATCGGCTAAGGGCAAGCTGACCGGCCGCACGATGGAAATCCAGCGTCTGATCGGCCGGGCGCTTCGCTCCGTCGTCAATCTCCAGGCGCTCGGCGAACGGACGGTTACGCTCGACTGCGACGTCCTTCAGGCGGACGGCGGAACGCGCACGACGTCGATTACGGGCGCTTTCGTCGCGCTGGCGCTTGCCGTGCACAAGCTCTCCCGGACGAATGAATTCGGCAAATATCCGATTACCGATTTTCTTGCATCGGTCAGCGTAGGCGTCATCCAGCAGCAGACGCTGCTCGATCTCAATTACGACGAAGACTCGAAGGCGAAGGTGGACATGAACGTCGTCATGACCGGCGCCGGCAGCTTTGTCGAGGTGCAGGGGACGGGGGAAGAATCCCCGTTTTCGCGGCGGGAGCTGGACGAGCTGCTTGGCCTGGCCGAGCAGGGCATCCGCTCGCTTGTCGCCAAACAGCGCGAGGTACTCGGCGGCATCGCGGAGCGAATCGGGACGGCGCGCGTATGA
- the rdgB gene encoding RdgB/HAM1 family non-canonical purine NTP pyrophosphatase, with translation MKAGDTIVVATKNTGKVREFAHALSKLGVNVVSMFDYPDVPDIIEDGETFMENARKKARTAAEALGLPALADDSGLEVAALAGRPGIYSARYSGPDATDERNNAKLLSELKQLTEGRQDEPERLPDGTALLSDARFVCALALYDPETGTFTEAEGEVPGRIADRPRGSEGFGYDPLFWLPELGKSMAELTKDVKQSIGHRGAALRALLERLDRETA, from the coding sequence ATGAAGGCGGGCGATACGATTGTCGTCGCAACGAAAAATACCGGCAAGGTGCGCGAATTCGCCCATGCGCTGAGCAAGCTCGGCGTGAACGTCGTCAGCATGTTCGATTACCCGGACGTGCCGGATATTATAGAGGACGGCGAGACGTTCATGGAGAACGCCCGCAAAAAGGCGCGCACCGCCGCCGAGGCGCTCGGGCTGCCGGCGCTGGCCGACGATTCCGGGCTTGAAGTAGCCGCGCTGGCCGGCCGGCCGGGCATCTATTCCGCCCGGTATTCCGGTCCTGACGCCACCGACGAACGGAACAATGCGAAGCTGCTGAGCGAATTGAAGCAGCTGACGGAAGGCCGGCAGGATGAGCCGGAGCGCCTTCCGGACGGTACGGCGCTGCTCAGCGACGCCCGGTTCGTCTGCGCGCTGGCGCTGTACGATCCTGAAACCGGCACGTTCACCGAGGCGGAAGGCGAGGTGCCGGGACGTATTGCGGATCGCCCGCGCGGCTCGGAAGGCTTCGGCTACGATCCGCTCTTCTGGCTGCCGGAGCTCGGCAAGTCGATGGCAGAGTTGACGAAGGACGTCAAGCAGTCGATCGGTCACCGGGGGGCGGCGCTTCGTGCGCTGCTGGAACGGCTCGATCGCGAAACGGCGTAA
- a CDS encoding pyridoxal phosphate-dependent decarboxylase family protein, with translation MSRAMDAAVHLFPSEDGNEAQREQLLGLLNQLLSGFDRLKDADRVNLKGGKDRSGHFYGQLAQSSRIPEGGVPLEDVTDKLLELMHDHPYHTKYFLTNILPMASVPGMIGMVAAMLANGNNLWDVYGPAGAEAEVRVISMMSQLVGYDHARSGGYTTWGGQGAIFTGLRLAIAKFDRDAPRSGVTRPLYAFCSEAAHYSLFKSMEATGLGSDRLIKIRTLADSAMDPEDLRRRMGDVIAGGGIPAYIVATTGTTDAMGIDDLRAIAHAAEEASAAAGLPRPHIHADSALGGFFAFYNDYDFDANPLGLDDETSAALASIAGRLEALQLADSLCFDFQKLGQTPYCTSLFLVKDSADLQLLDLDASETPYVGHRGYGQYHTGYTLECSRMASSISMYSALLAFGKDGYRRLLAQFVSVNHAFRRQLAAEVPELTIVNPGNPGIITLFRLYGEGMPGFEQELAGVCSREQIERTNALNERFFEQLGRQRDRMFFGDTKKHLLVPTVEGDRIALYASKLFVISPYTRIEHVPEIVRYLKTQAAHVYGNEYTPIH, from the coding sequence ATGAGCAGGGCAATGGACGCAGCAGTGCATTTGTTTCCGAGCGAGGACGGCAATGAGGCGCAGAGGGAGCAATTATTGGGGCTTTTGAATCAGCTGCTCAGCGGCTTTGACCGTCTGAAAGACGCGGACCGCGTCAATTTAAAAGGCGGCAAGGACCGCAGCGGTCATTTTTACGGCCAACTGGCGCAGAGCAGCCGGATCCCGGAGGGCGGCGTACCGCTCGAAGACGTAACGGACAAGCTGCTTGAACTGATGCACGACCACCCGTACCACACAAAATATTTTCTGACCAACATTTTGCCGATGGCGTCCGTTCCCGGCATGATCGGCATGGTGGCGGCGATGCTGGCCAACGGCAACAACCTGTGGGATGTTTACGGACCGGCCGGCGCAGAGGCGGAGGTGCGGGTCATTTCCATGATGTCGCAGCTGGTCGGATACGATCACGCCCGCAGCGGCGGGTACACGACCTGGGGCGGGCAGGGCGCGATTTTTACCGGCCTCAGGCTCGCGATCGCCAAATTTGACCGGGATGCCCCGCGCAGCGGCGTCACCAGGCCGCTTTATGCGTTTTGCTCGGAGGCGGCGCATTACAGCCTGTTCAAGTCCATGGAAGCGACCGGGCTCGGAAGCGACCGGCTGATCAAAATCCGGACGCTTGCCGACAGCGCGATGGATCCGGAAGATTTGCGCAGACGGATGGGGGATGTGATTGCGGGCGGCGGCATCCCCGCCTATATCGTGGCGACGACGGGCACGACGGATGCGATGGGCATCGACGACTTGCGGGCGATCGCGCATGCGGCGGAAGAGGCTTCCGCAGCAGCAGGGCTCCCCAGGCCGCACATCCACGCCGATTCCGCGCTGGGCGGATTTTTCGCTTTCTATAACGATTACGATTTTGATGCCAACCCGCTTGGCCTGGACGACGAGACGTCCGCTGCGCTTGCATCGATCGCGGGTAGGTTGGAGGCGCTGCAGCTGGCCGATTCGCTCTGCTTCGATTTTCAGAAGCTCGGTCAGACGCCGTACTGCACCAGCCTGTTTCTCGTCAAGGATTCTGCGGATTTGCAGCTGCTCGATTTGGACGCCTCGGAGACGCCTTACGTCGGACACCGCGGCTACGGCCAGTACCATACCGGCTATACGCTCGAATGCTCGCGCATGGCCAGCTCGATCAGCATGTACAGCGCGCTGCTCGCCTTCGGCAAAGACGGCTACCGGCGGCTCCTCGCCCAATTCGTATCCGTCAATCACGCGTTCCGCAGGCAGCTGGCGGCGGAGGTACCGGAGCTGACCATCGTCAATCCCGGCAATCCGGGAATCATTACGCTGTTCCGGCTTTATGGCGAAGGGATGCCGGGCTTCGAGCAGGAGCTGGCCGGCGTTTGCAGCCGCGAGCAGATTGAACGGACCAATGCGCTTAACGAACGCTTTTTTGAGCAGCTCGGACGGCAGCGTGACCGGATGTTTTTCGGCGATACGAAGAAGCATCTGTTGGTGCCGACGGTGGAAGGCGACCGGATTGCGCTTTACGCCAGCAAGCTGTTTGTTATCTCGCCGTATACCCGGATCGAGCACGTGCCCGAAATCGTCCGGTATTTGAAAACGCAAGCGGCTCACGTTTACGGAAACGAATATACCCCGATCCACTAA
- a CDS encoding methyl-accepting chemotaxis protein, with protein MILNLFSPFKTRLSFKMTASILILQLFTCFAFAGVSYYISHELSNKVVQQLDLRLESEIGIASDIVKSVPGYDEEIKSASEPLYIEIKSRLEEMKKKNNLENVYLLSKSGGRDHIVILADVKDDFGTDYPFTSDMNETLTANKVVTSSIYKDEYGVHKSIFVPLNDGNKTTLLGIDLDASVVPKTMSQVFWSIFTITAGVLVIGFAVAMLISRLVTRPVRKLMAATAKVAEGDLREQTVMTRRDEVGKLAASFGEMSASLRQLIRQITSSAEHITDMTRDLNQSAGESSESAQQVAVSMNRMSESIGEIVGSINDSASAISEIDSELSDVTGDVTEMRSIAANAMEKSAEGQLLVEQTLQQMNAIQRAMKHSLDAAEQLDGRSREIGEIVTIISNIAQQTNLLALNASIEAARVGEQGKGFAVVAGEVRKLAEQSAQSALSITELVTGTQEYSRLVIDRLHEGDQAVAQGHIRLSGTYENFKGIQTGVSQFSERTEQLSEALGKVERSFEKITTAMQQISIITEEQAAGSEEVAAAAEEQSGAMQELSAWTRRLAELSDELQQSAQKFKVSE; from the coding sequence GTGATTCTAAACCTTTTCAGCCCGTTCAAAACCCGGTTATCCTTCAAAATGACGGCCAGTATTCTGATCCTGCAGCTGTTCACGTGCTTTGCTTTTGCCGGCGTTTCGTATTATATCAGCCACGAGCTGTCGAACAAGGTTGTGCAGCAGCTCGACCTGAGGCTGGAATCGGAAATCGGCATCGCATCGGATATCGTGAAGTCCGTCCCCGGCTACGACGAAGAGATCAAGTCGGCGAGCGAACCGCTTTATATCGAAATCAAATCCAGGCTTGAGGAAATGAAAAAGAAAAACAACCTGGAGAATGTGTATCTGCTCTCCAAAAGCGGAGGCCGCGACCATATCGTGATTTTGGCGGACGTGAAGGACGATTTCGGCACGGACTATCCGTTTACGTCCGATATGAACGAAACGCTGACGGCGAACAAAGTGGTCACCAGCAGCATTTACAAAGACGAATACGGCGTCCATAAATCGATTTTTGTGCCTTTGAACGACGGCAATAAGACGACGCTGCTCGGCATCGATCTGGACGCGTCGGTCGTGCCGAAAACGATGTCCCAGGTGTTCTGGTCGATCTTTACGATTACGGCCGGCGTATTGGTGATCGGCTTCGCCGTCGCGATGCTGATCAGCAGGCTCGTTACGCGCCCGGTTCGGAAGCTGATGGCGGCAACCGCCAAGGTGGCCGAGGGCGATCTGCGGGAGCAGACCGTCATGACGCGCCGCGACGAGGTCGGCAAGCTGGCCGCATCCTTCGGCGAAATGAGCGCCAGCCTGCGGCAGCTGATCCGGCAAATTACGTCATCGGCCGAGCATATCACGGACATGACGCGCGACCTGAATCAATCCGCCGGCGAATCGAGCGAAAGCGCGCAGCAGGTGGCCGTATCGATGAACCGGATGAGCGAGAGCATCGGCGAAATCGTCGGCAGCATCAATGACAGCGCCTCGGCTATTTCCGAAATCGATTCGGAGCTGTCCGACGTCACGGGCGACGTGACGGAGATGCGGTCCATTGCCGCCAATGCGATGGAAAAATCGGCCGAAGGCCAGCTGCTGGTCGAGCAGACGCTGCAGCAGATGAACGCCATCCAGCGCGCGATGAAGCATTCGCTCGACGCGGCCGAACAGCTGGACGGCCGTTCGCGGGAGATCGGCGAGATCGTCACGATCATTTCGAATATCGCGCAGCAAACGAATCTGCTGGCGCTCAACGCTTCCATCGAAGCCGCGCGCGTCGGCGAGCAGGGGAAGGGCTTCGCCGTCGTCGCCGGCGAGGTGCGCAAGCTGGCGGAGCAGTCGGCGCAGTCGGCGCTTTCGATCACCGAGCTGGTGACGGGCACGCAGGAGTACAGCAGGCTGGTTATCGACCGCCTTCACGAGGGCGATCAAGCGGTTGCGCAGGGGCATATCCGGCTGAGCGGCACGTATGAGAATTTTAAAGGCATCCAAACGGGCGTCTCCCAATTTTCGGAGCGGACGGAGCAGCTGTCCGAGGCGCTCGGCAAGGTGGAGCGGTCGTTCGAGAAAATTACGACGGCTATGCAGCAAATCTCAATCATCACCGAAGAGCAGGCGGCCGGTTCGGAGGAGGTCGCGGCGGCGGCGGAAGAGCAGAGCGGCGCCATGCAGGAGCTGAGCGCCTGGACCCGCAGGCTGGCGGAGCTCTCGGACGAGCTTCAGCAATCGGCCCAGAAATTTAAAGTGAGCGAGTAA
- the asnB gene encoding asparagine synthase (glutamine-hydrolyzing): MCGFTGWIDWTDDLTKQAATLEKMTCTLAARGPDASGTWISPHCALGHRRLSVIDPANGAQPMVRTSIDDDDYVIVYNGELYNAPELKRELESRGRRFTTTCDTEVLLVAYMEWGSSCVERFNGIFAFAIWNTREQELFLARDRLGVKPLFYARQLGRFIFGSEPKSLLAHPAVKPEIGPEGLAEIFMIGPARTPGHGVYRDLAELLPGQCATVNRSGVSISHYWRLESRPHTEDAEATASTVRDLLKDTLERQLVSDVPLCTLLSGGLDSSALTALAVRYYKENGQGTMHTFSVDYVDNDKHFKAHAFQPNADAPWIERMRDHLGTTHHFVQFDTPELVEALRAATLARDLPGMADVDASLLLFCREIKKGATVAISGEAADEIFGGYPWFHREDSLNAATFPWALASPMRAELLSQDVAAWIRPLEYIGDRYSSALAEVPKLSGEDAAAARMRVMSYLNITRFMPTLLDRKDRMSMAAGLEVRVPYCDHRLVEYVFNIPWEIKMTGGREKGVLRRALEGVLPDDVLYRKKSPYPKTHNPNYLTAVRSRFMEVLEEGTSPLLPLINVRKIREIAASEEASSNFPWFGQLMSGPQLFAYLLQVDTWLREYNVAVR; the protein is encoded by the coding sequence ATGTGTGGATTCACGGGCTGGATCGATTGGACAGACGACCTCACGAAGCAAGCCGCGACGCTGGAGAAAATGACCTGCACGCTGGCGGCGCGCGGTCCGGATGCCTCCGGCACCTGGATTTCTCCGCACTGCGCCCTCGGTCACCGGCGGTTGTCCGTCATAGACCCCGCAAACGGCGCGCAGCCGATGGTCCGCACTTCAATCGACGACGACGATTACGTGATCGTCTATAACGGCGAGCTGTATAACGCGCCCGAGCTGAAACGAGAGCTGGAAAGCCGCGGAAGGCGGTTTACGACGACATGCGACACGGAGGTGCTGCTTGTCGCTTATATGGAGTGGGGCTCGTCCTGCGTGGAAAGGTTTAACGGCATCTTCGCTTTCGCCATCTGGAATACCCGCGAGCAGGAGCTGTTTCTGGCGCGCGACCGGCTCGGCGTCAAGCCGCTCTTCTACGCCCGCCAGCTCGGCCGGTTCATTTTCGGCTCGGAGCCGAAATCGCTGCTCGCCCATCCGGCCGTCAAGCCGGAAATCGGGCCTGAAGGTCTGGCGGAAATTTTTATGATCGGACCCGCAAGGACGCCCGGCCACGGCGTATACCGCGACCTTGCGGAGCTGCTCCCCGGCCAGTGCGCTACGGTGAACCGGTCGGGCGTCTCCATCTCGCATTACTGGAGGCTGGAAAGCCGGCCGCATACCGAGGACGCGGAAGCGACCGCATCGACGGTGCGGGACCTGCTGAAGGATACCCTCGAGCGCCAGCTCGTTTCCGACGTACCGCTCTGCACGCTCCTGTCCGGCGGACTCGATTCGAGCGCGCTGACGGCGCTGGCCGTCCGCTATTATAAGGAGAACGGGCAAGGAACGATGCACACGTTCTCGGTCGATTATGTCGACAACGACAAGCATTTCAAGGCGCACGCCTTCCAGCCGAATGCCGACGCCCCGTGGATCGAGCGGATGCGCGACCACCTCGGCACGACTCATCATTTCGTTCAATTCGATACGCCGGAGCTTGTCGAGGCGCTGCGGGCGGCAACGCTGGCGCGGGACCTGCCGGGCATGGCCGATGTCGACGCTTCGCTGCTGCTGTTCTGCCGCGAAATCAAGAAAGGCGCCACCGTCGCTATTTCCGGCGAAGCCGCAGATGAAATTTTCGGCGGCTACCCTTGGTTCCACCGCGAGGACTCGCTAAACGCCGCCACCTTCCCGTGGGCGCTGGCGTCGCCGATGCGCGCGGAGCTGCTCTCGCAGGATGTCGCCGCCTGGATCCGGCCTCTCGAATATATCGGCGATCGTTATTCGTCGGCGCTGGCCGAGGTGCCGAAGCTTTCCGGCGAGGACGCGGCCGCAGCCAGGATGCGCGTCATGTCGTATCTGAACATCACCCGCTTCATGCCGACGCTGCTGGATCGGAAGGACCGGATGAGCATGGCTGCCGGCCTCGAGGTGCGTGTGCCGTACTGCGATCACCGGCTCGTCGAATACGTCTTCAACATTCCGTGGGAGATCAAAATGACCGGCGGCCGCGAGAAAGGCGTGCTGCGCCGCGCCTTGGAAGGCGTGCTGCCGGACGACGTGCTGTACCGCAAGAAGAGCCCCTATCCGAAAACGCACAATCCGAACTATTTGACCGCCGTTCGTTCCCGGTTCATGGAGGTGCTGGAGGAAGGAACGTCCCCGCTGCTGCCGCTCATCAACGTGAGGAAAATCCGTGAAATCGCCGCATCGGAAGAAGCCAGCTCGAACTTCCCCTGGTTCGGCCAGCTTATGTCCGGCCCGCAGCTGTTCGCTTATCTTCTTCAGGTCGATACGTGGCTGCGGGAATATAACGTCGCCGTACGCTGA